The proteins below come from a single Portunus trituberculatus isolate SZX2019 chromosome 34, ASM1759143v1, whole genome shotgun sequence genomic window:
- the LOC123512766 gene encoding neurotactin-like: MSGLPVVGRYVTRSWSSGSGAGTERRQASPSPRQPRSTWRLPAFFRRRLEIAQRGGGRVGSTGPGDSEGGVAVTEEAFKDTKDPQHTLKDPRKDPMRESTSTDPIKDFEATPSPYDEPEIHDVGVREPRYLDLFDPGVSVVRDPKLDLPPAQPKSRARSLLAACLASLASTRVVVCCSVVLVVLVVVIVALASTSRHAFPQDPRIQPPYVTTVTTCGFVQGMVDGGAFVFRGVPYAVPPVGERRFRRSQPHSKLEDCWTGTYLANVTRPCWGYDSQGGVVQGFEDCLLLDVFTPQLGYDTPLPVVVVVGGASLGGDAQRPWMVSKAAQLVQDRHVVVVSPQLRRGPFGFFPHPAVAAATYPHTAGNQGASDLLAALTWTRHNVEHFGGDPTQVTLLGHRAGAALAWPLLSSRSGRDLVHSAWLSGAAPHHPTLSWRDADPALVESLNCTSVACLEAVPARQVMEAPPLEWRRPGHHAWLVADGLDVSFLPAMPQVPLVLGSTEQVAAEPLLSWRGRLGTSRSLLLDAILEGLRYFSTAQEQPTTVQPSKAAVVTGYGKRGWPPPLSRNTEEEVQVALVSTAAAEAALERYSEEVTDPWLLLTTLVSDATTTCPALAAAASMARSLAHRRRTPITATPVYAYLAHHARAARTGTLADGTTDLEALLGLLPLHSAADRSFAHSLQELFFRFVADGVPERHDPTPAQLGVYLVGNGFTVQRSRPLCDHWANASHLAGRF; this comes from the exons ATGTCCGGGCTGCCTGTGGTGGGGCGGTACGTGACTCGCAGCTGGAGTAGCGGGTCGGGGGCGGGGACTGAGCGGCGGCAGGCGTCCCCCAGCCCCCGCCAGCCCCGCTCCACCTGGAGACTGCCGGCCTTCTTCAGGAGACGGCTGGAGATtgcacag CGTGGCGGGGGGCGCGTGGGCAGCACTGGGCCGGGGGACAGCGAGGGGGGCGTGGCGGTGACGGAGGAGGCGTTCAAGGACACGAAGGACCCCCAGCACACTTTAAAGGACCCCAGGAAGGACCCCATGCGAGAGTCCACCAGCACAGACCCCATCAAGGACTTCGAAGCCACGCCCTCTCCCTACGATGAgccagag ATACATGACGTCGGGGTGCGCGAGCCTCGGTACCTGGACTTGTTCGACCCTGGAGTGTCAGTAGTGAGGGACCCCAAGCTGGATCTGCCGCCCGCCCAGCCCAAGAGTCGTGCCCGCTCCCTCCTTGCCGCCTGTCTCGCCTCGCTCGCCTCCACCAGAGTTGTTGTct GTTGCagcgtggtgttggtggtgctggtggtggtgatcgttgCTCTGGCCTCCACCTCGCGCCACGCCTTCCCTCAGGACCCTCGCATCCAGCCCCCGTATGTCACCACCGTTACCACCTGTGGGTTTGTCCAGGG gatGGTGGACGGTGGAGCATTCGTGTTCCGCGGTGTTCCGTACGCTGTGCCGCCTGTTGGAGAGCGTCGCTTCAGGCGGTCTCAGCCACACAGCAAGCTGGAGGACTGCTGGACCGGCACCTACCTGGCCAACGTGACGCGGCCATGCTGGGGCTACGACAGtcag GGCGGCGTGGTGCAGGGCTTCGAGGACTGCCTGCTGCTGGATGTGTTCACGCCACAGCTGGGTTACGACACGCCCctcccggtggtggtggtggtgggtggcgcCAGCCTTGGTGGTGATGCGCAGCGGCCGTGGATGGTGAGCAAGGCGGCCCAGCTGGTGCAGGACCgccacgtggtggtggtgtcgccgCAGTTGCGCCGCGGACCCTTTGGTTTCTTCCCACACCCCGCAGTGGCAGCCGCCACCTACCCACACACCGCGGGGAACCAGGGCGCCTCGGACCTGCTGGCGGCGCTGACGTGGACGCGGCACAACGTGGAACACTTCGGTGGTGATCCCACACAGGTGACTCTGCTGGGCCACAGAGCGGGGGCGGCGCTGGCCTGGCCACTGCTGTCATCCCGCAGCGGCCGGGACCTGGTTCACTCCGCCTGGCTGAGCGGCGCGGCGCCGCACCACCCCACACTCTCCTGGCGGGACGCTGACCCAGCCCTCGTGGAGTCCCTCAACTGCACCTCCGTGGCGTGCCTGGAGGCCGTGCCCGCCCGCCAGGTGATGGAGGCGCCGCCCCTCGAGTGGCGCCGCCCCGGACACCACGCCTGGCTGGTGGCGGATGGCCTGGACGTGTCCTTCCTGCCCGCCATGCCTCAAGTGCCTCTCGTCCTGG GGTCCACAGAGCAGGTGGCTGCCGAGCCCCTGCTGTCCTGGAGGGGCCGCTTGGGgacctctcgctctctcctgcTGGACGCAATACTGGAAGGTCTCAGGTATTTTTCCACAGCTCAGGAACAGCCGACCACAGTGCAGCCCAGCAAGGCGGCCGTGGTGACGGGGTACGGGAAGCGAGGGTGGCCGCCCCCACTGTCCAgaaacacggaggaggaggtgcaggtggCGCTGGTCAGCACAGCAGCGGCTGAGGCAGCCCTGGAGCGGTACTCTGAGGAGGTGACGGACCCGTGGCTGCTGCTGACCACGCTGGTAAgcgacgccaccaccacctgccccgccctcgccgccgccgcctccatgGCCCGCTCCCTGGCCCACCGCCGCCGCACACCCATCACCGCTACGCCTGTGTACGCCTACCTGGCCCACCACGCCCGTGCCGCCCGCACTGGCACCCTGGCGGACGGCACCACTGACCTGGAGGCGCTGCTGGGGCTGCTGCCGCTGCACTCCGCCGCCGACAGAAGCTTTGCCCACTCGCTGCAGGAATTGTTCTTCCGCTTCGTGGCCGATGGTGTCCCAGAGCGACATGACCCCACACCGGCCCAGCTGGGCGTGTACCTGGTAGGGAACGGCTTCACAGTGCAGCGGTCCAGGCCGCTGTGTGACCACTGGGCCAACGCCTCGCACCTTGCCGGCAGGTtctag